The DNA region CCGGGCCGCGCCCGGTTCGGGCGTGCTCACGCGCCGTCAGGCAGCGCCGACTGCGCCGCGCGCCACGCCGCGTGGAACACCTCCCACTCGGGTCCCTGCGCGCCCTCCTCGAACCCCAGCCCTTCCGCGTGCGGGTGGTCGTTCCCGACGAGGTGGGTCAGGCCGTGACTGGCGAGCAGCGCCACCTCACGCGTCAGGGAGTGGCCCCGCGCGTCTGCCTGCCGCTGCGCGGTGTCCAGGCTGATCACGATGTCCCCCAGGTGCGGCGGCACGAACGGATCACCCGGCTCCCAGGTGGGGAAGCTCAGCACGTCCGTCACGGCGTCCTCGCCCCAGTGCTCGCGCTTCAAAGCGCGGATGGTGCGGTCGCCGACCAGCACGACCGTCACCTCGCGGTCCGGCACCTCGAAATGCGCCATGACGGCCTCCAGACTGGCCCGCAGCGCAGGCCGCAGACCGGCGGGCGGGGTTTTACGGACGATCAGGTCAATCACTCCGTAGAGGATAGTGGATGGCAGATGGCAGATGGCAGATGGCAGATGGCAGATGGCGAAAGGCCCGGCTTACCTGCTCGCCGGGCCTCTGCTGCCATCAACCGTCAACCGTCAACCTTCAACTGTCAACGGCGTTGTCCCCGTCGCCCTCGGGGATGCTGGCGAACTCGCCGCGCCGGGCGGCGCGTTTGTCCTGCTCGGCGTTCTCGGCCGTCTCGTACGCCTTGATGATGCGGCCCACCAGCGGGTGCCGGACGACGTCCACCTCGGTGAACTCGTGCCAGGCGATGCCGTCGATGGAACTCAGGACGCGCTTGGCGACCGCCAGACCACTCGTGATGTGGCGCGGCAGGTCGATCTGCGTCACGTCGCCCGTGATCACGACCTTGCTGGAAAAGCCCATGCGGGTCAGGAACATCTTCATCTGCTCGCCCGTGGTGTTCTGCGCCTCGTCCAGGATGATGAACGCGTCGTTCAGGGTGCGGCCGCGCATGAACGCCAGGGGCGCGATCTCGATCACGCCGCTCGTCAGGTACGACTCGAACTTCTCCTGGTCCAGCATGTCCTGCAGCGCGTCGTACAGCGGGCGCAGGTACGGGTCGATCTTGGCCTGCAGGTCGCCGGGCAGGAAGCCGAGTTTCTCGCCCGCCTCGACGGCCGGGCGGGTCAGGATGATCCGCTTGACCCGCTTGGCCTTCAGGGCCTGCACGGCCATGGCGACCGCCATGTACGTCTTGCCGGTCCCGGCCGGTCCCACCCCGAAGGTGATGTCGCTGCGCTCGATGCTCTCCAGGTACAGTTTCTGCCCCGGCGTCTTGGGTTTCAGGCCGCGCGGCAGGCTCAGGCCCGTCACCTGCGTCTCGGCGGCCAGGCTGCGGCCCTCGCCGCTCAGGCGTGCGGAGCGCAGCAGGCTGTCGGGCGTGAGTTCCCCGCCGCCGCGCACCACGTCCAGGGCGTCGCGGACCATCCGCTCGGCGCTCCGCACGTCGGCCTCGTCGCCCGTGATGGTGATGGTCTCGCCGCGCGCGATCAGCTTCGCTTTCGTCAGTTCGCGCATGCGGCGCAGGTTGGCGTCCCCGGCACCCAGCAGGGCGAAGGCCTCACGCTGGTTTTCCAGGGTGACGGCGGCCGTGCTGAGGGGCTGGCCGGATGTCTGGGTGCCGCTGGTCTGGGCGGTCGCGGCCGGAACAGGCTGGCCGGACTCGTTGTTGGGCTGTGTCAAGTGTTCTCCAGTCGCGCGGCGTGGCGCACCCTCCCCCCGGTACGGGCGGGGGAGGGAAGGGGTCGAGGGGTCATCTGGATGCCTCCATTCTGTGCAGGAACGCCGACCCCCGGCGTGTCCC from Deinococcus depolymerans includes:
- a CDS encoding PhoH family protein, producing the protein MENQREAFALLGAGDANLRRMRELTKAKLIARGETITITGDEADVRSAERMVRDALDVVRGGGELTPDSLLRSARLSGEGRSLAAETQVTGLSLPRGLKPKTPGQKLYLESIERSDITFGVGPAGTGKTYMAVAMAVQALKAKRVKRIILTRPAVEAGEKLGFLPGDLQAKIDPYLRPLYDALQDMLDQEKFESYLTSGVIEIAPLAFMRGRTLNDAFIILDEAQNTTGEQMKMFLTRMGFSSKVVITGDVTQIDLPRHITSGLAVAKRVLSSIDGIAWHEFTEVDVVRHPLVGRIIKAYETAENAEQDKRAARRGEFASIPEGDGDNAVDS
- the ybeY gene encoding rRNA maturation RNase YbeY; protein product: MIDLIVRKTPPAGLRPALRASLEAVMAHFEVPDREVTVVLVGDRTIRALKREHWGEDAVTDVLSFPTWEPGDPFVPPHLGDIVISLDTAQRQADARGHSLTREVALLASHGLTHLVGNDHPHAEGLGFEEGAQGPEWEVFHAAWRAAQSALPDGA